A genomic segment from Candidatus Methylomirabilota bacterium encodes:
- a CDS encoding zinc-binding dehydrogenase — protein MSPVEILNRTMVAAVLHGPQDVRLEEVPIPPIGPKELLARVEAASIDFTDRKVYLRGSHPMIKIPGLFGHEWAGVVVARGEQADVRWQPGMRVVAANSAPCTDSEPSARCRACRCARQGMCERLLYNNGAFAPYIRIPGRITEVNLYELPAQVPFEEAALAEPLACVMHAVRRVQISDGDRVAIVGAGPIGLMFIAVLRNRYGRSIRLVSVDHHEDRLTLAKSFGADAALNTAGGSENASLLAALGVDKADVVIEAVGSAQAYQDAFEGVGRGGTLVSFGGAAKGAVLPLDLHRLHYEEIRIIPIYHHTPADFANAVHAIAHREVPVGSLITARLPLMELPRALEMVQERSTLRTILFPWDQLGV, from the coding sequence ATGAGTCCTGTGGAGATCCTCAACCGGACGATGGTCGCGGCGGTGCTTCACGGTCCGCAAGATGTGCGGTTGGAGGAGGTGCCGATTCCTCCGATCGGCCCGAAGGAGCTCCTGGCCCGGGTCGAGGCCGCCTCGATCGATTTTACGGACCGCAAGGTCTATCTGCGTGGATCGCATCCGATGATTAAGATTCCCGGGCTCTTCGGGCATGAGTGGGCCGGGGTTGTGGTGGCGCGAGGGGAGCAGGCCGATGTTCGGTGGCAGCCGGGAATGCGGGTGGTTGCCGCGAACTCGGCCCCTTGCACCGATTCGGAGCCGTCGGCCCGTTGTCGCGCGTGCCGGTGCGCTCGTCAGGGTATGTGCGAACGACTGCTGTACAACAACGGCGCCTTCGCCCCCTACATTCGTATCCCTGGACGGATCACGGAGGTGAACCTGTATGAGCTACCCGCGCAGGTTCCCTTTGAGGAGGCGGCCCTGGCTGAGCCGCTCGCCTGCGTCATGCACGCCGTTCGCCGCGTGCAGATCTCCGACGGCGATCGTGTCGCCATCGTGGGCGCCGGACCGATCGGCCTGATGTTCATCGCCGTCCTACGTAACCGTTACGGGCGATCGATTCGCCTCGTCAGCGTAGATCATCATGAGGATCGTCTGACGTTAGCGAAGAGCTTCGGCGCCGACGCGGCGTTGAACACCGCCGGAGGGTCGGAGAATGCGAGCCTGCTAGCGGCATTGGGAGTCGATAAGGCCGATGTCGTCATTGAGGCGGTGGGAAGCGCGCAGGCGTATCAGGACGCGTTTGAGGGGGTGGGTCGGGGCGGCACGCTGGTGTCGTTCGGGGGAGCGGCCAAGGGCGCTGTCCTTCCTCTCGACCTACATCGATTACATTACGAGGAGATTCGGATCATCCCGATCTACCACCATACTCCGGCTGATTTCGCCAATGCCGTCCATGCCATCGCTCATCGCGAGGTTCCGGTAGGCAGCCTCATCACTGCCCGTCTCCCTCTCATGGAGTTACCGAGAGCGCTCGAAATGGTGCAGGAGCGGAGTACCCTGCGAACGATCCTGTTTCCGTGGGATCAACTTGGCGTCTGA
- a CDS encoding alcohol dehydrogenase catalytic domain-containing protein: MKAIRLLEPGVVELTELPVPFLGPGELLLEMRACGLCGSDLGKIFGGTPLKLPVPLGHELVGVVKAIGEGVQRFAIGDRLAVAHHVPCGRCRYCRHGNDSMCPQFKATNIDPGGFAEYVRIPAFQVAQASFTLPDLLPDDVGIFMEPLACALRAVKRSNVQAGDQIVVVGAGCMGLLVAQTVAVFGARPVCVDIREERLELARMLGIETTLNVAGSDPRRALRSVREEDGIDGAILTAVSASMVEAALSVLRAGGMINLFADAGAAGRMAIDLGVFYRQELSLTATYSSTPADLKEAIRLLASGQIRTDLFISHRFDLSRFAEGARLQREGQATKVVFYANGTGAA; the protein is encoded by the coding sequence ATGAAAGCGATTCGTCTGCTGGAACCCGGGGTCGTTGAGCTGACGGAGCTGCCGGTTCCATTCCTCGGACCGGGGGAACTGCTGCTGGAGATGCGGGCATGCGGCCTGTGCGGTTCTGACCTGGGGAAGATCTTTGGCGGAACGCCGCTGAAGCTGCCCGTTCCATTGGGCCACGAGCTGGTAGGTGTGGTCAAGGCGATCGGCGAAGGAGTGCAACGATTTGCCATTGGTGATCGTCTGGCCGTTGCGCACCATGTTCCGTGTGGCCGGTGCCGTTACTGTCGCCATGGCAACGACTCGATGTGTCCTCAGTTCAAAGCGACTAACATCGATCCGGGCGGTTTCGCCGAGTATGTCCGGATTCCAGCCTTTCAGGTCGCGCAGGCGTCCTTCACGCTTCCCGACTTGCTTCCGGACGATGTTGGCATCTTTATGGAGCCGTTGGCCTGCGCGTTGCGGGCGGTGAAGCGATCCAATGTGCAGGCCGGCGATCAGATCGTGGTGGTCGGTGCAGGATGTATGGGGTTGCTGGTCGCGCAGACCGTTGCCGTATTCGGCGCAAGACCGGTCTGTGTGGATATTCGTGAGGAGCGCCTGGAGTTAGCTCGAATGCTTGGTATTGAGACGACCCTGAATGTAGCCGGGTCGGATCCTCGAAGAGCACTTCGCTCGGTTAGGGAAGAGGACGGAATTGACGGGGCTATTCTGACTGCGGTCAGCGCGTCGATGGTGGAAGCCGCGTTGAGCGTCCTGCGCGCCGGCGGAATGATCAACCTGTTTGCGGATGCGGGCGCGGCCGGACGTATGGCGATCGACCTGGGCGTCTTCTACCGACAGGAGCTGTCGCTTACGGCAACCTATTCGTCCACGCCGGCGGACCTGAAAGAGGCGATTCGGCTCCTGGCCTCTGGACAGATCCGGACCGACCTATTTATCAGCCATCGCTTCGACTTGAGTCGGTTCGCGGAAGGCGCGCGTCTCCAGCGGGAAGGACAGGCCACCAAGGTCGTGTTTTACGCAAACGGAACGGGCGCGGCATGA
- the folD gene encoding bifunctional methylenetetrahydrofolate dehydrogenase/methenyltetrahydrofolate cyclohydrolase FolD — protein MSARIIDGRSIAAEIRREVQIEVAAMAAQTGVVPCLAAILVGNDPASATYVQNKARACKEVGIISLRIDLPADLPEASLLHEIGRLNSDPAVHAILVQLPLPPHISEKRVLEAILPEKDVDGFHPANLGGLLVGNPLFVASTPLGILELLNRSHVVIEGKHAVIVGWSVVVGKPTAFLLLQHHATVTICHIKTRDLASHTRQADILVVAAGKPGLVTDSMVKGGAVVIDVGVNRLTDGRVVGDVDFPRVAEKASLITPVPGGVGPMTVAMLLRNTVDACRRFCDTRRPSGAAPAASGKSETAQS, from the coding sequence ATGTCAGCGCGGATTATCGACGGCAGGTCTATTGCAGCAGAGATTCGCAGGGAAGTCCAGATCGAAGTCGCGGCAATGGCTGCGCAGACCGGGGTGGTTCCGTGCCTGGCTGCGATCCTCGTCGGGAATGACCCGGCCTCGGCGACCTATGTACAGAACAAGGCCAGGGCGTGTAAAGAAGTCGGAATTATCTCGTTACGGATCGACCTGCCGGCCGACCTTCCGGAAGCGTCACTTCTCCACGAGATTGGGCGCCTGAATAGCGACCCTGCCGTACACGCTATTCTCGTCCAGCTTCCGCTCCCGCCTCACATCAGCGAAAAGCGAGTCCTGGAGGCGATCCTCCCGGAAAAGGATGTGGACGGGTTTCACCCCGCCAACCTGGGCGGATTGCTCGTCGGGAACCCCCTTTTTGTCGCGTCTACGCCGCTTGGTATTCTTGAACTGCTCAATCGGTCACATGTGGTAATCGAGGGGAAGCATGCCGTCATCGTCGGCTGGAGTGTCGTAGTCGGCAAGCCGACGGCGTTCCTGCTGCTGCAGCATCACGCGACCGTCACCATCTGTCATATCAAGACCCGCGATCTTGCCTCTCATACCCGGCAGGCCGATATCCTGGTTGTGGCGGCAGGGAAGCCGGGTTTGGTGACCGACTCGATGGTCAAGGGGGGGGCCGTGGTCATTGATGTCGGCGTGAATCGGCTTACAGACGGCAGAGTGGTGGGGGATGTGGACTTTCCGAGGGTTGCGGAAAAGGCGTCGCTGATCACTCCGGTGCCAGGCGGGGTCGGCCCGATGACGGTAGCCATGCTGTTACGAAATACGGTGGACGCCTGCCGACGCTTTTGCGATACTCGCCGGCCCTCAGGGGCTGCGCCGGCTGCATCGGGCAAAAGCGAGACAGCGCAATCCTGA
- a CDS encoding DUF971 domain-containing protein: MIPTRSSDPAEVIVDRQERSLIITWRDGHRSVYPFDDLRRDCPCASCNDARSKKLETKNLLVLSGPVLKPGEVQVTNYRPVGWYALNFTWSDGHDTGIYTYESLRANCPCEQCAGTEVAQ; encoded by the coding sequence ATGATACCGACACGATCGTCTGATCCGGCCGAGGTGATCGTTGATCGGCAGGAGCGGAGCCTGATCATTACATGGCGCGACGGACATCGTAGCGTGTACCCATTTGATGATCTTCGACGCGATTGCCCGTGCGCCTCCTGTAACGATGCCAGGAGCAAGAAGCTGGAAACGAAGAATCTCCTGGTTCTCAGCGGTCCGGTCCTCAAGCCCGGTGAAGTGCAGGTTACCAACTATCGTCCTGTGGGATGGTACGCGCTGAACTTTACCTGGAGCGATGGGCACGACACCGGCATCTATACGTATGAATCTCTGCGGGCGAACTGCCCCTGTGAACAATGCGCCGGCACCGAAGTAGCGCAGTGA